Proteins encoded in a region of the Novibacillus thermophilus genome:
- a CDS encoding ATP-binding cassette domain-containing protein: MKLPIDLSEDSREPMYHQIEAQIKALIVSGYLKPGSPLPSIRSLAKDLSCSVITTGRAYNNLEQQGYIKSAQGKGTFVADMDSAKIAEAKRATVMRTLERAVQTALQHDYRAQDIQNMVADILRKRGGRTVKAIELANVRKTMDTFTIGPVNVSIDAGSVIGIVGNNGAGKSSLFRLMVGLVKCEAGDIRLVGYDVKKDAVQLKRETAYVSQTVKEQGSFTLNDLARLHRIAYGDWSTTEFQRYVNIFQLPLNQRLDTLSIGMQKKAMLALQLSRGSRLLLLDEPYAGLDLTGQHILDEEIVAYMERGEGQTVVFTSHSGDEIKRMADYIWLIRDGQHAGFYEKDSLQRRWGRVWLSEPLPHGQDVPGVVRAEASGTELVTDRLGDTLAALNSSVAHWQSMDLRDIVAELLRQQGKGGVKL, translated from the coding sequence GTGAAATTGCCCATCGACCTCTCGGAAGACTCCCGCGAACCGATGTACCATCAGATTGAAGCGCAGATTAAAGCGCTGATCGTGTCCGGCTATTTGAAACCCGGAAGCCCGCTGCCGTCTATCCGCTCGCTGGCCAAAGATTTGTCGTGCAGTGTGATCACTACGGGACGTGCCTACAACAATTTAGAGCAGCAAGGCTATATCAAATCGGCACAAGGGAAAGGGACGTTCGTCGCCGACATGGATTCCGCTAAGATCGCTGAAGCGAAACGCGCGACGGTGATGCGGACGTTGGAACGGGCTGTGCAGACGGCATTGCAACACGACTACAGGGCACAGGACATCCAAAACATGGTTGCCGACATATTGAGAAAAAGGGGAGGTCGCACAGTGAAGGCGATTGAACTGGCAAACGTCAGAAAAACGATGGACACGTTTACGATCGGTCCTGTCAATGTGAGTATCGATGCCGGAAGTGTCATAGGAATCGTCGGTAACAACGGAGCGGGAAAATCGTCTCTGTTTCGTTTGATGGTGGGGCTCGTGAAGTGTGAAGCTGGTGACATCCGCCTCGTCGGATACGACGTGAAGAAAGACGCTGTCCAATTAAAGCGTGAAACTGCCTACGTCTCCCAAACGGTCAAAGAGCAGGGCAGTTTTACGTTAAACGATTTGGCCAGATTGCACCGGATCGCCTATGGCGACTGGTCGACCACCGAGTTTCAGAGGTACGTGAACATCTTTCAATTGCCATTAAATCAACGTTTGGATACTCTGTCCATCGGTATGCAAAAAAAAGCAATGCTCGCTCTCCAATTGAGCAGGGGCTCCCGTCTGTTACTCTTGGATGAGCCGTATGCGGGGCTCGATTTGACGGGGCAGCACATCCTCGATGAGGAAATTGTGGCTTATATGGAGCGGGGAGAAGGACAGACCGTCGTCTTTACCTCCCACTCGGGAGATGAAATTAAACGGATGGCCGATTACATCTGGCTTATTCGCGACGGGCAACATGCGGGGTTTTACGAGAAAGACAGCTTACAGCGCAGGTGGGGCAGAGTGTGGCTCAGTGAACCGCTTCCCCACGGACAGGATGTTCCCGGTGTCGTACGCGCGGAAGCATCCGGCACTGAGCTTGTCACTGACCGCCTAGGAGACACACTGGCTGCCCTTAACTCTAGCGTCGCCCACTGGCAGTCGATGGATTTGAGAGATATCGTGGCCGAACTGCTGCGGCAGCAGGGGAAGGGAGGAGTTAAGTTATGA
- a CDS encoding 2-oxoacid:acceptor oxidoreductase subunit alpha, with amino-acid sequence MLHQLSWMVGGQQGEGIDPTGSILSKALNRQGYFIYGYRHFSSRIKGGHSNYKVRISTKPRLSNADALDMLVAFDQETIDLNARELKPGGLILGDSKFKPSVDRNDVQLLHIPLTEIAEELGSRIMKNMVAIGATTAILGIDPSIFTDMIKKQFARKGDKIVQANLEAIRKGAESAKEQLNPKTDFTLAPADGKSRLLMMGNDAISLGAMAAGCRVMPAYPITPASDIMESLVKRLPEIGGVVLQTEDEIAAVITAIGASYAGARAMTATSGPGLSLMMEAIGLSGMTETPLVIVDTQRGGPSTGLPTKNEQSDLNTVLYGSHGEIPRIVLAPSTAEECFYDTVHAFNYAEQYQCPVILMTDLALSLALQTVEQLDYSQVKISRGKLLSDEEVAALTDENGYFPRYADSPDGISPRAMPGQKGGIHYVTGVEHNEIGRPLEGTANREKMMKKRMRKLENVQLPNSLITREKDDAEWLIVGFGSTRGPIEEAREQLAADGIPTSHLHIRVLAPFPTQSVKDVLSRYERVLVVENNATGQLAAQLRQYVGDISTIYSQTKFNGDPYYPSEITEHVKELMAHGNSQRLSYVR; translated from the coding sequence ATGTTACACCAGTTGTCTTGGATGGTTGGAGGGCAGCAAGGGGAAGGCATCGACCCGACTGGGTCCATCCTCTCTAAAGCGCTCAACCGTCAAGGCTATTTTATTTACGGCTACCGCCACTTCTCTTCGCGCATAAAAGGGGGTCACAGCAACTACAAAGTTCGGATCAGCACGAAGCCTCGCCTGTCCAACGCCGACGCGCTCGACATGCTCGTCGCCTTTGACCAGGAGACGATCGACCTGAATGCCCGCGAACTAAAGCCGGGCGGCCTCATCCTCGGAGACAGCAAGTTCAAACCGTCGGTCGACCGCAACGATGTTCAACTGCTACACATTCCGCTGACAGAAATCGCCGAAGAACTGGGATCGCGCATCATGAAAAACATGGTCGCCATCGGAGCGACGACAGCGATACTCGGCATCGACCCATCCATCTTCACCGACATGATCAAGAAGCAGTTCGCCCGCAAAGGGGACAAAATCGTACAAGCGAACCTTGAAGCCATCCGCAAAGGAGCCGAAAGTGCGAAAGAACAACTCAATCCGAAAACAGACTTCACACTCGCCCCTGCCGACGGCAAGTCCCGGTTGTTAATGATGGGGAACGACGCCATTTCCCTCGGTGCCATGGCTGCCGGATGCCGTGTCATGCCCGCTTATCCCATCACACCGGCCTCGGATATCATGGAAAGTTTAGTCAAAAGGTTGCCGGAAATCGGCGGCGTCGTGTTGCAGACGGAAGATGAAATTGCGGCTGTCATCACCGCCATCGGCGCCTCTTACGCAGGAGCCCGCGCCATGACCGCGACGTCAGGGCCCGGACTGTCCCTCATGATGGAAGCCATCGGTTTGTCCGGCATGACGGAAACCCCTCTAGTCATCGTCGATACCCAGCGGGGCGGACCGAGTACCGGGTTGCCGACTAAAAATGAACAGAGCGACTTGAATACAGTTCTTTACGGATCGCACGGTGAAATTCCGCGCATCGTTCTCGCGCCGAGTACTGCAGAGGAATGTTTCTACGACACGGTACACGCATTTAACTACGCCGAACAATATCAGTGTCCAGTGATACTCATGACCGACCTGGCCCTTTCCCTGGCACTGCAAACCGTCGAACAACTCGATTACAGCCAGGTCAAAATCAGCCGCGGCAAGCTGCTATCTGACGAAGAAGTGGCCGCACTGACTGATGAGAATGGGTACTTCCCCCGCTACGCCGATTCACCGGACGGCATTTCCCCCCGGGCCATGCCGGGACAAAAGGGCGGGATTCACTACGTGACCGGAGTCGAACACAATGAAATCGGACGTCCGCTCGAAGGAACCGCCAACCGAGAAAAGATGATGAAAAAACGGATGCGAAAACTGGAGAACGTGCAACTTCCTAACAGCCTCATCACTCGCGAGAAAGACGACGCCGAATGGCTCATCGTCGGATTCGGTTCCACCCGCGGGCCGATCGAAGAAGCGCGAGAACAACTGGCGGCAGACGGCATTCCCACGAGTCACCTACACATTCGGGTGCTCGCCCCGTTTCCGACCCAGTCAGTCAAAGACGTCCTCTCCCGCTACGAGCGCGTCCTCGTCGTCGAGAACAATGCAACCGGCCAACTGGCAGCCCAGTTAAGACAGTACGTTGGAGACATAAGCACCATTTACAGTCAGACGAAATTTAACGGAGACCCGTATTACCCGTCTGAAATTACCGAGCACGTGAAGGAGTTGATGGCTCATGGCAACAGTCAAAGACTTTCGTACGTCCGTTAA
- a CDS encoding ABC transporter ATP-binding protein yields the protein MSLSIQEVSKRFGTKTVVDRLSLSVGRGQMFGLLGANGAGKTTTFRMILGLMKPSEGSIRWSGKTLDYSNCDVVGYLPEERGLYPKLTAEKQIVLLGRLRGMKRRDVLQEMHKWLEYFGIPEYANKKIEELSKGNQQKIQFIAAVIHRPELIILDEPFSGLDPVNVEILKQAVLQLKEKGATILFSSHRMEHVEELCEKLCILDHGRPVVLGELQKIKRQYRKKHVVIEADFDLGFLQGIPGVIRLKQRTSGARIQVEDEAVAKRLFHEVAKKGFVRKFVVEEPTLNDIFIEKVGNKDA from the coding sequence ATGAGTTTATCTATACAAGAAGTGTCCAAGCGCTTCGGAACGAAGACGGTTGTAGACCGCCTGTCTCTGTCAGTCGGACGCGGCCAGATGTTTGGTCTGCTCGGAGCAAACGGCGCGGGAAAAACGACGACATTCCGCATGATTCTCGGTTTGATGAAGCCAAGTGAAGGGTCGATTCGCTGGTCTGGAAAGACCTTAGACTACTCAAACTGCGATGTTGTCGGGTACCTTCCAGAAGAGCGAGGCCTGTATCCAAAACTGACGGCAGAAAAGCAGATCGTTCTTCTGGGGCGGTTGCGCGGCATGAAGCGGCGCGACGTTCTGCAGGAAATGCACAAGTGGCTGGAATACTTTGGTATTCCCGAATACGCCAACAAAAAAATTGAAGAGTTGTCTAAAGGAAACCAGCAAAAGATTCAATTTATCGCCGCTGTGATTCATCGGCCCGAACTCATCATTTTAGATGAACCGTTCAGCGGCCTGGACCCCGTCAATGTAGAAATACTGAAACAAGCCGTTTTGCAGTTGAAAGAAAAAGGGGCGACGATACTGTTTTCCAGTCACCGCATGGAACACGTGGAAGAACTGTGTGAAAAGTTGTGCATTTTGGATCACGGGCGTCCCGTTGTGTTGGGAGAGCTACAGAAAATTAAGCGGCAGTATCGAAAGAAACACGTGGTGATTGAAGCAGATTTCGACCTCGGTTTTCTCCAGGGAATACCTGGTGTCATTCGTTTGAAACAGCGGACGTCTGGGGCGCGAATTCAAGTTGAAGATGAAGCGGTCGCCAAACGACTTTTTCACGAAGTGGCAAAAAAAGGATTTGTGCGGAAGTTTGTCGTGGAAGAGCCGACGCTGAACGACATTTTTATTGAAAAGGTAGGGAACAAGGATGCGTAA
- a CDS encoding globin: MQTDPDQTPYELIGGAETVRNLVNAFYARVAQDPDLSPIFPDDFTEVREKQYMFLTQFLGGPHLYSQVHGHPMLRKRHLPFPITPRRAKAWLACMSRAMDDIRLQGPVRDFIFARLSQVARHMVNQPDDTSR; this comes from the coding sequence ATGCAAACAGATCCAGACCAAACCCCGTACGAACTGATTGGCGGAGCAGAGACCGTACGCAATCTCGTCAACGCTTTTTACGCGCGCGTCGCCCAGGACCCGGACCTCTCCCCTATCTTCCCGGACGACTTTACAGAAGTGAGAGAAAAACAGTACATGTTTTTAACCCAGTTTCTTGGGGGGCCCCATCTGTACAGTCAGGTTCACGGGCATCCGATGTTGCGCAAGCGCCATCTTCCGTTTCCGATTACGCCCAGAAGAGCCAAAGCTTGGTTAGCTTGCATGTCCAGGGCAATGGACGACATTCGACTCCAAGGCCCGGTGCGGGACTTTATCTTCGCCCGTCTCTCACAAGTTGCCCGGCACATGGTCAACCAACCGGATGACACAAGCCGTTAA
- a CDS encoding DNA-3-methyladenine glycosylase family protein, with protein sequence MPTFAVSPTQPFHFQRMARRLLQLEKSTYRELNGYVVRTVRLSKEPFLIGFRYDEGGQQLQVDVKGQVTDEQLSEAEQLVRHMFSTDVDLSQFYRHAAEDCHLAPLTNQFAGVRMVRDPDLFECLVKTVISQQLNLAFAGTLTKRLIALAGDTLEAEGKTWRVFPTPEQVAKLRYEQLQQLQFNRRKAEYIIDIARKIVDGALDLDSLLNMADEEVVATLTRVRGVGRWTAECLLLFGMGRPDLLPAADIGLRNAVRRVYKLDRQPTETEVRNIGSAWSPWSSYATFYLWESLG encoded by the coding sequence ATGCCCACATTTGCCGTTAGTCCGACACAACCGTTCCACTTTCAGCGGATGGCGAGGCGGTTGCTTCAACTAGAGAAATCGACGTACAGGGAACTGAATGGATACGTCGTGCGCACTGTACGCTTGTCAAAGGAACCTTTTCTCATCGGCTTCCGCTATGACGAAGGGGGTCAACAACTGCAAGTAGACGTGAAGGGCCAGGTGACAGACGAACAGCTCTCTGAAGCCGAGCAGCTTGTGCGCCACATGTTTTCAACAGACGTCGATTTGTCCCAATTTTACCGGCACGCGGCGGAGGATTGTCACCTGGCCCCGTTGACCAACCAATTTGCCGGTGTCCGCATGGTGCGTGACCCTGATTTGTTCGAGTGTCTCGTCAAAACGGTGATCAGTCAGCAGTTGAATCTGGCGTTTGCCGGGACACTGACAAAACGCTTGATCGCGTTGGCCGGAGACACCCTCGAAGCAGAAGGAAAGACGTGGCGTGTCTTTCCGACTCCGGAGCAAGTGGCAAAACTCCGTTACGAGCAGTTGCAGCAACTGCAATTCAATCGGCGCAAAGCCGAATACATTATCGACATCGCCCGCAAAATTGTGGACGGCGCACTCGATTTGGACAGCTTGTTGAATATGGCGGACGAAGAAGTGGTGGCGACGCTCACCCGCGTTCGCGGTGTCGGCCGGTGGACGGCAGAGTGTTTGCTTCTGTTCGGCATGGGGCGTCCTGATCTGCTTCCGGCAGCTGACATCGGTCTGCGCAACGCTGTGCGCCGCGTTTACAAACTTGACCGCCAGCCGACGGAAACTGAGGTTCGGAACATCGGGTCAGCCTGGTCGCCGTGGAGCAGTTATGCGACTTTTTACTTGTGGGAGTCACTCGGATAA
- the pepF gene encoding oligoendopeptidase F, translating to MGESDQGLLERHEVPEEYRWRLEDIYASEAAWQQDYDEVKSQLPDLEAFQGKLGSSAETLLAALKLRDEISQKTGLLYAYAKMRKDENTANAKYQALDDKARGLLIDVRGVTSYIVPELLAIPGERVEQFIKEKEELGLYRHYLEDVLRQKDHVLSLEEERLLARLGEVAQAPSYIFGMINDADIQFPKIRDEQGREVQLTKGRYRQFIESPDRRVRREAFEAMHQTYKRQENTLAATLQASVKKDVFYARARKYESARQAALDADNIPLSVYDNLLKSVNDHVHLLHRYVALRQKLLGLDEIHMYDLYTPMVPDMNVKVTYEEAKETIKKALQPLGEDYLANLEKGLTSGWIDVMENKGKRSGAYSFGPYGTHPFVLLNHHDTLDHMFTLAHEMGHALHSYYSNQHQPYIYADYTIFVAEVASTLNEALLIRYLLDRSKTKEGKKYLLNHYMEQFRTTLYRQTMFAEFEMLTHQMVEDGEALTPERLSALYHDLNVKYYGDDIVVDRDVDIEWGRIPHFYYNFYVYKYATGFSAATALSQQILQEGKPAVERYLDFLKSGSSDYSINLLKRAGVDMTSPEPVNKALKVFEELLDEMERLT from the coding sequence ATGGGCGAATCAGATCAAGGATTGCTTGAACGGCACGAGGTACCGGAAGAATACCGCTGGCGCCTGGAGGACATTTACGCTTCCGAAGCGGCGTGGCAGCAGGACTACGACGAAGTCAAGAGTCAGTTACCCGACTTAGAGGCCTTTCAAGGTAAGCTGGGATCAAGTGCAGAAACGTTGCTTGCGGCTCTCAAGTTAAGAGATGAGATCAGTCAGAAAACGGGTCTTTTGTACGCTTACGCCAAAATGCGCAAAGACGAAAACACAGCGAACGCGAAATACCAGGCGCTAGACGACAAAGCGAGAGGGCTCTTGATCGACGTTCGGGGGGTTACTTCGTACATCGTGCCGGAATTGTTGGCGATCCCGGGGGAGAGAGTGGAGCAGTTTATTAAGGAAAAAGAAGAACTCGGCCTATACCGCCACTATTTGGAAGACGTCCTCAGACAGAAGGATCACGTGTTGTCCCTCGAAGAAGAGCGGCTGTTGGCCCGTTTAGGGGAAGTGGCCCAGGCTCCGTCCTACATATTCGGCATGATTAACGACGCCGACATCCAGTTCCCGAAAATTCGAGACGAACAGGGTCGAGAAGTTCAATTGACGAAAGGTCGATACCGGCAGTTTATCGAGAGCCCCGATCGCCGCGTGCGGCGGGAAGCGTTCGAAGCGATGCACCAAACGTACAAAAGGCAGGAAAATACGTTGGCCGCGACGTTACAGGCGAGTGTGAAAAAAGACGTCTTTTACGCTCGCGCGCGCAAATACGAGTCTGCCCGGCAGGCAGCCCTCGATGCTGACAACATTCCTCTCTCTGTTTACGACAACTTGTTGAAATCCGTGAATGACCACGTCCACTTGTTACACCGGTACGTCGCCTTGCGCCAAAAGCTCCTCGGGTTGGATGAGATTCACATGTACGACTTGTACACCCCGATGGTGCCGGACATGAACGTCAAAGTGACGTATGAAGAAGCGAAAGAGACGATCAAAAAAGCACTGCAGCCGCTGGGTGAGGACTATTTGGCCAATTTGGAGAAAGGGTTGACATCCGGCTGGATCGACGTGATGGAAAACAAAGGGAAACGGAGCGGGGCGTACAGTTTCGGTCCGTACGGCACGCACCCGTTCGTCCTGTTAAACCATCACGACACGTTGGATCACATGTTCACACTGGCGCACGAGATGGGTCACGCCCTTCACAGCTACTATTCCAACCAACATCAGCCTTACATTTACGCCGATTACACCATCTTTGTAGCAGAAGTGGCCTCCACGCTGAACGAAGCGTTGCTCATCCGCTACTTGCTGGACCGGTCTAAGACGAAAGAAGGTAAAAAGTATTTACTGAACCATTACATGGAGCAGTTCCGCACCACCCTGTATCGTCAAACGATGTTTGCTGAATTTGAAATGCTCACCCACCAGATGGTCGAGGACGGGGAGGCGTTAACGCCGGAGCGGTTGAGCGCACTCTATCACGACTTAAACGTGAAGTACTACGGCGATGACATTGTTGTCGACCGGGACGTGGACATCGAGTGGGGACGGATTCCCCATTTCTACTACAATTTCTATGTGTACAAATATGCGACGGGATTTTCTGCGGCGACGGCACTGTCGCAGCAAATTTTACAGGAGGGAAAACCGGCCGTAGAGCGGTATTTGGACTTTCTCAAGAGCGGGAGCTCCGACTATTCTATCAACTTGCTCAAGCGGGCAGGGGTGGATATGACGTCTCCCGAACCGGTCAACAAAGCGCTGAAAGTATTTGAAGAACTGCTGGACGAAATGGAACGACTGACATAG
- a CDS encoding ABC transporter permease — MRKYWTIVGHTFSKYTGNKSFFISTVISIVFIVGLINADVMMSWFKGNDGQQEVAVIDDSGLELYEALHEALAVQHQNVALEPFTGTATEAIASVKEGEVGAFLHLEASQNGLPEGTFHVAESDAFELARHIEQALQTVKETVALEKLGVSPEVRKSVSEPVTFQTQTYDEANGMSEEAREQTRWLVYALLFVLYLGILTYGNMIALEVATEKSSRVMELLVSSVSPVTQMFGKITGIALLGLFQFGLIGGAGAVSVWYRLQKDSESEWSGVIGALGLERVPVSTIVYVVVFFLLGYLLYATLSATLGCLVSRSEDVNQAITPVIYLLITAFFISMFGLSSPDSPFITAMSFIPFFTPMIMFLRVGMTEVPAWEVGLSLLFLIGFIVACAVFGARVYRGGVMLYGKYSSWKDIRKAFVMSQDT; from the coding sequence ATGCGTAAATACTGGACGATCGTCGGACACACGTTCTCCAAGTACACAGGAAACAAGTCGTTTTTTATCTCAACCGTGATCAGCATCGTGTTTATCGTGGGACTCATCAACGCAGATGTGATGATGTCTTGGTTTAAAGGGAACGACGGGCAACAGGAAGTTGCGGTTATTGACGACAGTGGGCTTGAACTGTATGAAGCGCTGCATGAAGCGTTGGCAGTACAGCATCAGAATGTGGCGTTAGAACCGTTCACAGGAACGGCAACAGAAGCGATCGCAAGTGTAAAAGAGGGAGAGGTCGGTGCATTTTTACACTTGGAGGCGTCTCAGAACGGTTTGCCGGAAGGGACTTTCCACGTGGCAGAGAGCGATGCGTTCGAACTTGCCCGACACATAGAGCAGGCGCTGCAAACAGTAAAAGAAACGGTCGCCTTAGAGAAGCTCGGAGTGTCTCCGGAGGTGCGAAAGTCAGTCAGCGAACCCGTTACTTTCCAGACACAAACTTATGACGAAGCCAATGGGATGTCCGAAGAGGCGCGGGAACAGACGCGTTGGCTCGTATATGCGCTGTTGTTTGTTCTCTATCTCGGGATTTTAACGTACGGGAACATGATTGCCTTGGAAGTGGCAACAGAAAAGTCCTCCCGCGTTATGGAACTGCTCGTTTCAAGTGTCTCGCCTGTTACGCAAATGTTCGGCAAAATTACGGGAATAGCCTTGCTCGGACTATTCCAATTTGGATTGATCGGGGGAGCAGGCGCCGTGTCCGTTTGGTATCGCCTCCAAAAGGACAGCGAAAGCGAATGGAGCGGGGTCATCGGTGCTCTCGGATTAGAACGCGTTCCGGTATCGACAATTGTGTACGTGGTCGTGTTCTTTTTGCTCGGTTACCTGCTCTACGCCACATTGTCTGCAACGCTCGGATGTCTGGTCAGCCGGTCGGAAGACGTCAACCAGGCCATTACACCCGTGATCTACCTTCTGATTACAGCTTTTTTCATCTCAATGTTCGGACTTTCGTCACCGGATTCGCCGTTCATCACCGCGATGTCGTTTATACCGTTCTTTACTCCGATGATCATGTTTTTGCGAGTCGGTATGACGGAGGTGCCGGCGTGGGAAGTGGGGCTCTCCCTTTTATTCCTGATCGGATTTATCGTGGCCTGCGCCGTATTCGGTGCACGTGTGTACCGGGGCGGCGTGATGTTGTACGGTAAGTACAGTTCCTGGAAGGACATCCGCAAGGCGTTTGTCATGAGTCAGGACACGTGA
- a CDS encoding 2-oxoacid:ferredoxin oxidoreductase subunit beta: MATVKDFRTSVKPNWCPGCGDFSVLAALQRAAANLDLDPSQMAIVSGIGCSGRISGYLKAYGFHGVHGRALLAAQGIKMANRDLTVIAAGGDGDGFAIGTNHTIHAMRRNIDITYIVMDNQVYGLTKGQTSPRSTQGFKTKSTPDGSLEREISPLQLALASGVTFLAQGFSGSTKELTKLIEAGIQHKGFSMINVFSPCVTYNKINTYDWFKENIVSLEDDPDYDPSSREMAMQKVMSTNELCTSIIYQEQRPSYTELLPNANHKPIVKQELELGEERFQELVAEFA; encoded by the coding sequence ATGGCAACAGTCAAAGACTTTCGTACGTCCGTTAAACCGAATTGGTGTCCCGGGTGCGGCGATTTCTCCGTTCTCGCCGCTTTGCAGCGTGCGGCTGCCAATCTCGATCTCGATCCGTCACAGATGGCCATCGTCTCCGGAATTGGGTGTTCGGGACGCATTTCCGGCTACTTGAAAGCGTACGGATTCCACGGTGTACACGGTCGCGCACTACTCGCAGCCCAAGGAATTAAAATGGCCAACCGCGACCTGACGGTCATTGCGGCAGGAGGGGACGGCGACGGTTTCGCCATCGGCACGAATCACACCATTCACGCCATGCGCCGCAACATCGACATTACGTACATTGTCATGGACAATCAAGTGTACGGTCTGACCAAGGGCCAAACGTCACCGCGAAGTACGCAAGGTTTTAAGACGAAGAGCACCCCAGACGGTTCACTGGAGCGCGAAATTTCTCCGCTGCAACTGGCCCTCGCTTCTGGTGTGACATTCTTGGCACAAGGTTTTTCCGGCAGCACGAAAGAACTGACGAAACTCATTGAAGCCGGCATTCAGCACAAAGGGTTTTCGATGATTAACGTCTTCAGCCCGTGTGTCACGTACAACAAGATTAACACGTACGACTGGTTTAAAGAGAACATTGTGAGCCTGGAAGATGACCCGGATTACGATCCGAGCAGCCGAGAGATGGCGATGCAAAAAGTGATGTCCACGAACGAGCTGTGTACTAGTATTATTTACCAGGAACAGCGCCCGTCGTACACGGAGCTTCTCCCGAACGCCAATCATAAACCTATTGTGAAACAGGAATTAGAACTCGGCGAAGAGCGGTTCCAAGAACTGGTCGCCGAATTTGCCTAA
- a CDS encoding DUF5665 domain-containing protein codes for MPNRTGNICPKKPHMTVVHRDKISEIEKVNERITFIEKMMNAYNLRDVLMSINNPRRLLWLNFIAGVARGLGLTVGTAIVLAVLFFILQNFVSLPFIGEHIAELIKIIDEYRGDIYRY; via the coding sequence ATGCCGAACCGAACGGGTAACATCTGCCCAAAGAAGCCTCACATGACGGTGGTGCACCGGGATAAAATTTCGGAAATTGAAAAGGTCAACGAGCGGATCACGTTCATTGAGAAGATGATGAACGCCTACAATTTGCGGGACGTCCTCATGTCGATCAACAATCCCCGCCGATTGCTCTGGCTCAATTTTATCGCCGGAGTGGCCCGCGGCCTCGGGCTCACTGTCGGGACTGCGATCGTGTTGGCCGTCCTCTTCTTCATTTTACAAAACTTCGTCTCGCTCCCGTTTATCGGGGAACACATAGCCGAACTGATAAAAATTATAGACGAATACCGCGGTGACATATACCGCTACTAA
- a CDS encoding LysM peptidoglycan-binding domain-containing protein gives MEEVNSMDHKRWIAALLTLIVCLGLMNIGHAEMNVLYEKVKKELDAFKDLEETFVQTVKVKEGDTLYKIAREYETDVRTIALANNLSDPSVIHVGDELRIPQAKGFYYKVKEGDTLTEIASRYGVSEDTIREMNPFVDANSLASGEELFLKNPKRWPETKDSGVQLASRRSETSGDSTVSAAERGSFLGHFTLTAYTAGPESTGKRPGDPGYGITASGAKVQPGVTIAADPDVIPMGSTVYIEGIGTRVVQDTGGAIKGNRIDVYIPNLLKARQFGVKKGVKVYVMN, from the coding sequence GTGGAAGAGGTGAACAGCATGGACCATAAACGTTGGATAGCCGCATTACTTACGCTTATCGTCTGTTTAGGGTTGATGAACATTGGGCACGCTGAAATGAACGTGCTCTATGAAAAAGTAAAAAAAGAGTTGGACGCGTTCAAAGATTTGGAGGAAACCTTTGTCCAAACGGTAAAGGTGAAAGAAGGGGACACGCTGTACAAGATCGCGAGAGAATACGAAACAGATGTCCGAACGATAGCCTTGGCGAACAATTTAAGTGACCCGAGTGTGATTCACGTCGGGGATGAACTGCGCATTCCGCAGGCGAAAGGGTTCTATTACAAAGTGAAAGAAGGCGACACATTAACGGAGATTGCCTCGCGGTACGGTGTATCCGAGGACACTATTCGGGAGATGAACCCTTTCGTCGACGCGAACTCACTGGCTAGCGGTGAAGAACTGTTTTTGAAAAACCCGAAGCGCTGGCCGGAAACGAAAGATTCAGGTGTCCAATTGGCATCTCGCCGCAGCGAAACGTCAGGGGACAGCACTGTGTCAGCTGCAGAAAGGGGAAGCTTTCTCGGTCACTTTACGTTGACGGCTTACACGGCAGGTCCTGAGTCGACTGGGAAGCGCCCCGGAGACCCCGGGTACGGGATCACCGCCAGCGGCGCGAAAGTGCAACCGGGTGTGACGATTGCCGCTGACCCTGACGTCATTCCGATGGGAAGTACCGTCTACATTGAGGGAATTGGCACCCGGGTTGTCCAGGATACGGGAGGTGCGATTAAAGGGAACAGAATCGACGTATACATTCCAAATCTTCTTAAGGCCCGCCAGTTCGGCGTAAAAAAAGGGGTTAAAGTGTACGTCATGAACTGA